One bacterium DNA window includes the following coding sequences:
- the yidD gene encoding membrane protein insertion efficiency factor YidD, which produces MKSVILFSIRIYQKTLSPDHGPAKVFYPYGCCRYYPTCSEYAHEAIDKHGVTKGSILAAKRVSRCHPWAMGGYDPVPQSLMTNKEGS; this is translated from the coding sequence ATGAAGTCGGTCATACTATTCTCGATCCGAATATATCAAAAGACTCTGTCGCCGGATCATGGTCCCGCCAAAGTGTTTTATCCATATGGCTGTTGCCGCTATTATCCGACGTGCAGTGAGTATGCTCATGAAGCGATCGATAAGCACGGGGTAACAAAAGGCAGTATTCTGGCCGCGAAGCGAGTCTCTCGATGCCACCCTTGGGCAATGGGCGGATATGACCCCGTACCTCAATCATTGATGACTAATAAGGAAGGATCATAA